One genomic window of Nicotiana sylvestris chromosome 10, ASM39365v2, whole genome shotgun sequence includes the following:
- the LOC104221035 gene encoding 16.9 kDa class I heat shock protein 1-like produces MGGGRRRGAGDLDMISDTFSYNLWDPFDYGLSGGLSGWGLGDRRGGDDDVSALAHANVDWRETDTAHVFRVDLPGVRKEDLKVQVEDGNKLEISGESVKEEEQVDDKWHRVERRRGTFMRRFRLPENANADEIKCGLEHGVLTVNVPKKETQVFTRNVRAIDVV; encoded by the exons ATGGGAGGTGGACGTCGGAGAGGAGCTGGAGATTTGGACATGATTAGTGATACTTTCTCTTATAATTTATGGGACCCTTTTGATTATGGGCTGAGTGGTGGATTGAGTGGCTGGGGGCTCGGCGATCGTAGAGGCGGCGATGATGACGTCTCGGCCTTGGCTCATGCTAATGTTGACTGGCGTGAAACCGACACTGCTCATGTTTTTCGGGTCGACCTTCCTG GGGTGAGGAAGGAAGATTTGAAGGTGCAAGTTGAAGATGGGAACAAACTTGAGATAAGTGGAGAGAGCGTGAAAGAAGAGGAACAAGTAGACGACAAGTGGCACCGTGTGGAGCGTCGCCGAGGAACATTCATGAGGAGATTCCGGCTTCCGgaaaatgcaaatgcagatgagATCAAGTGTGGGCTTGAGCACGGCGTTTTGACTGTAAATGTGCCAAAGAAGGAAACACAGGTGTTTACAAGAAATGTTAGAGCCATAGATGTTGTTTAA